From Vidua macroura isolate BioBank_ID:100142 chromosome 30, ASM2450914v1, whole genome shotgun sequence, one genomic window encodes:
- the LOC128820677 gene encoding uncharacterized protein LOC128820677 isoform X2 — translation MLSDLERRREMNRKAVLKAAFPRGSSGPLAAPAAGREAMPGTVTGAWDGDMAYRDALLDDSLENSLGEILLENAGGPSPWKNSDTGDKKSLEAARHLDQMLSDLERRREMNRKAVLKAAFPGGSSGPLAAPAAGREAMPGTVTGAWDGDMAYLDALLDDSLENSLGEILLENAGGPSPWKNSDTGDKKSLEAARHLDQMLSDLERRREMNRKAVLKAAFPGGSSGPLAAPAAGSEAMPGTVTGDESAGMASPAAGMEDGLEPLGASAGVSAGRTFQAPFLVAVHKPSSHRRGPPRGRNRSTKHMKSLEAARHLDQMLSDLERRRAQERNQIMKEFLHKDNNYRNP, via the exons ATGCTGAGTGATCTGGAGAGACGCCgtg AGATGAACCgaaaggctgtgctgaaggcagcatttcccagaggaagcagtggcccattggcagcccctgctgcaggaagggaggcgatgccaggcacagtcacaggag CTTGGGATGGCGACATGGCTTATCGGGATGCCCTATTGGATGACAGCTTGGAGAATTCTCTTGGAGAGATTCTCTTGGAGAATGCTGGAG GTCCTTCTCCATGGAAGAACTCAGACACTGGGGACAAGAAATCCCTGGAGGCAGCCAGACACCTGGACCAGATGCTGAGTGATCTGGAGAGACGCCgtg AGATGAACCgaaaggctgtgctgaaggcagcatttcctggaggaagcagtggcccattggcagcccctgctgcaggaagggaggcgatgccaggcacagtcacaggag CTTGGGATGGCGACATGGCTTATCTGGATGCCCTACTGGATGACAGCTTGGAGAATTCTCTTGGAGAGATTCTCTTGGAGAATGCTGGAG GTCCTTCTCCATGGAAGAACTCAGACACTGGGGACAAGAAATCCCTGGAGGCAGCCAGACACCTGGACCAGATGCTGAGTGATCTGGAGAGACGCCgtg AGATGAACCgaaaggctgtgctgaaggcagcatttcccggaggaagcagtggcccattggcagcccctgctgcaggaagtgaggcgatgccaggcacagtcacaggag ATGAGAGTGCTGGGAtggcttctccagcagctgggatggaagATGGTTTGGAACCCTTGGGAGCTTCTGCAG gtgtgtctgcagggaggacttTTCAGGCTCCTTTCCTGGTTGCTGtgcacaagcccagctcccatcgCAGGG GTCCGCCGAGAGGGAGGAACAGATCTACTAAACACATGAAGTCCCTGGAGGCAGCCAGACATCTGGACCAGATGCTGAGTGATCTGGAGAGACGCCgtg ctcaagaaagaaatcagaTAATGAAGGAATTTTTgcacaaagataacaattacagaaacccctaa
- the LOC128820747 gene encoding uncharacterized protein LOC128820747 isoform X4 — MPGTVTGDESAGMASPAAGMEDGLEPLGASAVTGVSAGKTFQAPFLVAAHKPGSHRRGLPRGRNKAIKHMKTLEESKELDQMLSDLERQHEMDQRALLKAALPEGSSGSVPAPDTRREETPDSATEDVITETGIFAPDPVRLPRIVCPQDVRRSCMIGTVVTLFTVPLVLTGCYLGIRKLYQSRRLMKPMLV, encoded by the exons atgccaggcacagtcacaggag ATGAGAGTGCTGGGAtggcttctccagcagctgggatggaagATGGTTTGGAACCCTTGGGAGCTTCTGCAG TTacaggtgtgtctgcagggaagACTTTTCAGGCTCCTTTCCTGGTTGCTGCACACAAGCCCGGCTCCCATCGCAGGG GTCTGCCGAGAGGGAGGAACAAAGCTATTAAACACATGAAGACCCTGGAGGAATCCAAAGAACTGGACCAAATGCTGAGTGACCTAGAGAGACAGCAtg agaTGGACCAAAGGGCTTTGCTGAAGGCAGCTCTTCCTGAAGGAAGCAGTGGCTCCGTGCCAGCCCCCGATACACGAAGGGAGGAGACGCCAGACAGTGCCACAGAAG acgTTATCACTGAAACAGGAATATTTGCCCCGGATCCAGTGCGCCTCCCAAGAATTGTCTGCCCCCAGGATGTGCGCAGGTCCTGCATGATAGGCACGGTGGTGACACTGTTCACCGTGCCCCTCGTGCTGACAGGCTGCTATCTTGGCATTCGGAAGCTGTACCAGAGCAGACG ACTCATGAAACCTATGTTGGTTTGA
- the LOC128820747 gene encoding uncharacterized protein LOC128820747 isoform X2, with translation MPGTVTGDESAGMASPAAGMEDGLEPLGASAGVSAGKTFQAPFLVAAHKPGSHRRGLPRGRNKAIKHMKTLEESKELDQMLSDLERQHEMDQRALLKAALPEGSSGSVPAPDTRREETPDSATEDVITETGIFAPDPVRLPRIVCPQDVRRSCMIGTVVTLFTVPLVLTGCYLGIRKLYQSRRSVVDFSPQLSCNSAHSIGSLTRSHAALELWPVRGCPKNSAEGSAAAQCFHWPLHCWALSWGARWGCSQCWLPLRLPGQEQPRGHRAEAEQVLNSIWATQLRTGQCLFSSSCKVSW, from the exons atgccaggcacagtcacaggag ATGAGAGTGCTGGGAtggcttctccagcagctgggatggaagATGGTTTGGAACCCTTGGGAGCTTCTGCAG gtgtgtctgcagggaagACTTTTCAGGCTCCTTTCCTGGTTGCTGCACACAAGCCCGGCTCCCATCGCAGGG GTCTGCCGAGAGGGAGGAACAAAGCTATTAAACACATGAAGACCCTGGAGGAATCCAAAGAACTGGACCAAATGCTGAGTGACCTAGAGAGACAGCAtg agaTGGACCAAAGGGCTTTGCTGAAGGCAGCTCTTCCTGAAGGAAGCAGTGGCTCCGTGCCAGCCCCCGATACACGAAGGGAGGAGACGCCAGACAGTGCCACAGAAG acgTTATCACTGAAACAGGAATATTTGCCCCGGATCCAGTGCGCCTCCCAAGAATTGTCTGCCCCCAGGATGTGCGCAGGTCCTGCATGATAGGCACGGTGGTGACACTGTTCACCGTGCCCCTCGTGCTGACAGGCTGCTATCTTGGCATTCGGAAGCTGTACCAGAGCAGACGGTCAGTTGTtgatttttctccacagctttctTGTAACTCTGCTCATAGCATTGGTAGCCTGACTCGTAGTCATGCTGCACTGGAGCTGTGGCCAGTCCGTGGTTGTCCAAAGAACtctgctgagggctctgctgctgcccagtgcttTCATTGGCCTCTTCATTGCTGGGCCTTGTCCTGGGGGGcccgctggggctgcagccagtgctggctcccactgaggctgccaggccaagagcagccccgggggcacagggcagaggcagagcaagtTCTCAACAGTATTTGGGCCACACAGCTCAGGACAGGACAGTGCTTATTTAGTAGCTCATGTAAAGTTTCATGGTGA
- the LOC128820677 gene encoding uncharacterized protein LOC128820677 isoform X3: MLSDLERRREMNRKAVLKAAFPRGSSGPLAAPAAGREAMPGTVTGAWDGDMAYRDALLDDSLENSLGEILLENAGGPSPWKNSDTGDKKSLEAARHLDQMLSDLERRREMNRKAVLKAAFPGGSSGPLAAPAAGREAMPGTVTGAWDGDMAYLDALLDDSLENSLGEILLENAGGPSPWKNSDTGDKKSLEAARHLDQMLSDLERRREMNRKAVLKAAFPGGSSGPLAAPAAGSEAMPGTVTGDESAGMASPAAGMEDGLEPLGASAGVSAGRTFQAPFLVAVHKPSSHRRGPPRGRNRSTKHMKSLEAARHLDQMLSDLERRRETNFFKPDLDSKMPGD; this comes from the exons ATGCTGAGTGATCTGGAGAGACGCCgtg AGATGAACCgaaaggctgtgctgaaggcagcatttcccagaggaagcagtggcccattggcagcccctgctgcaggaagggaggcgatgccaggcacagtcacaggag CTTGGGATGGCGACATGGCTTATCGGGATGCCCTATTGGATGACAGCTTGGAGAATTCTCTTGGAGAGATTCTCTTGGAGAATGCTGGAG GTCCTTCTCCATGGAAGAACTCAGACACTGGGGACAAGAAATCCCTGGAGGCAGCCAGACACCTGGACCAGATGCTGAGTGATCTGGAGAGACGCCgtg AGATGAACCgaaaggctgtgctgaaggcagcatttcctggaggaagcagtggcccattggcagcccctgctgcaggaagggaggcgatgccaggcacagtcacaggag CTTGGGATGGCGACATGGCTTATCTGGATGCCCTACTGGATGACAGCTTGGAGAATTCTCTTGGAGAGATTCTCTTGGAGAATGCTGGAG GTCCTTCTCCATGGAAGAACTCAGACACTGGGGACAAGAAATCCCTGGAGGCAGCCAGACACCTGGACCAGATGCTGAGTGATCTGGAGAGACGCCgtg AGATGAACCgaaaggctgtgctgaaggcagcatttcccggaggaagcagtggcccattggcagcccctgctgcaggaagtgaggcgatgccaggcacagtcacaggag ATGAGAGTGCTGGGAtggcttctccagcagctgggatggaagATGGTTTGGAACCCTTGGGAGCTTCTGCAG gtgtgtctgcagggaggacttTTCAGGCTCCTTTCCTGGTTGCTGtgcacaagcccagctcccatcgCAGGG GTCCGCCGAGAGGGAGGAACAGATCTACTAAACACATGAAGTCCCTGGAGGCAGCCAGACATCTGGACCAGATGCTGAGTGATCTGGAGAGACGCCgtg aaacgaacttcttcaagcctgacttagactcgaagatgcctggggattaa
- the LOC128820677 gene encoding uncharacterized protein LOC128820677 isoform X1, translated as MLSDLERRREMNRKAVLKAAFPRGSSGPLAAPAAGREAMPGTVTGAWDGDMAYRDALLDDSLENSLGEILLENAGGPSPWKNSDTGDKKSLEAARHLDQMLSDLERRREMNRKAVLKAAFPGGSSGPLAAPAAGREAMPGTVTGAWDGDMAYLDALLDDSLENSLGEILLENAGGPSPWKNSDTGDKKSLEAARHLDQMLSDLERRREMNRKAVLKAAFPGGSSGPLAAPAAGSEAMPGTVTGDESAGMASPAAGMEDGLEPLGASAGVSAGRTFQAPFLVAVHKPSSHRRGPPRGRNRSTKHMKSLEAARHLDQMLSDLERRRGGCISLSLPLGLSSRGLSLHIWTCRARNELLQA; from the exons ATGCTGAGTGATCTGGAGAGACGCCgtg AGATGAACCgaaaggctgtgctgaaggcagcatttcccagaggaagcagtggcccattggcagcccctgctgcaggaagggaggcgatgccaggcacagtcacaggag CTTGGGATGGCGACATGGCTTATCGGGATGCCCTATTGGATGACAGCTTGGAGAATTCTCTTGGAGAGATTCTCTTGGAGAATGCTGGAG GTCCTTCTCCATGGAAGAACTCAGACACTGGGGACAAGAAATCCCTGGAGGCAGCCAGACACCTGGACCAGATGCTGAGTGATCTGGAGAGACGCCgtg AGATGAACCgaaaggctgtgctgaaggcagcatttcctggaggaagcagtggcccattggcagcccctgctgcaggaagggaggcgatgccaggcacagtcacaggag CTTGGGATGGCGACATGGCTTATCTGGATGCCCTACTGGATGACAGCTTGGAGAATTCTCTTGGAGAGATTCTCTTGGAGAATGCTGGAG GTCCTTCTCCATGGAAGAACTCAGACACTGGGGACAAGAAATCCCTGGAGGCAGCCAGACACCTGGACCAGATGCTGAGTGATCTGGAGAGACGCCgtg AGATGAACCgaaaggctgtgctgaaggcagcatttcccggaggaagcagtggcccattggcagcccctgctgcaggaagtgaggcgatgccaggcacagtcacaggag ATGAGAGTGCTGGGAtggcttctccagcagctgggatggaagATGGTTTGGAACCCTTGGGAGCTTCTGCAG gtgtgtctgcagggaggacttTTCAGGCTCCTTTCCTGGTTGCTGtgcacaagcccagctcccatcgCAGGG GTCCGCCGAGAGGGAGGAACAGATCTACTAAACACATGAAGTCCCTGGAGGCAGCCAGACATCTGGACCAGATGCTGAGTGATCTGGAGAGACGCCgtggtgggtgcatttccctcagccttcccctgggactcagcagccgggggctttccctgcacatctggacatGCCGTGCCcg aaacgaacttcttcaagcctga
- the LOC128820747 gene encoding uncharacterized protein LOC128820747 isoform X1 gives MPGTVTGDESAGMASPAAGMEDGLEPLGASAVTGVSAGKTFQAPFLVAAHKPGSHRRGLPRGRNKAIKHMKTLEESKELDQMLSDLERQHEMDQRALLKAALPEGSSGSVPAPDTRREETPDSATEDVITETGIFAPDPVRLPRIVCPQDVRRSCMIGTVVTLFTVPLVLTGCYLGIRKLYQSRRSVVDFSPQLSCNSAHSIGSLTRSHAALELWPVRGCPKNSAEGSAAAQCFHWPLHCWALSWGARWGCSQCWLPLRLPGQEQPRGHRAEAEQVLNSIWATQLRTGQCLFSSSCKVSW, from the exons atgccaggcacagtcacaggag ATGAGAGTGCTGGGAtggcttctccagcagctgggatggaagATGGTTTGGAACCCTTGGGAGCTTCTGCAG TTacaggtgtgtctgcagggaagACTTTTCAGGCTCCTTTCCTGGTTGCTGCACACAAGCCCGGCTCCCATCGCAGGG GTCTGCCGAGAGGGAGGAACAAAGCTATTAAACACATGAAGACCCTGGAGGAATCCAAAGAACTGGACCAAATGCTGAGTGACCTAGAGAGACAGCAtg agaTGGACCAAAGGGCTTTGCTGAAGGCAGCTCTTCCTGAAGGAAGCAGTGGCTCCGTGCCAGCCCCCGATACACGAAGGGAGGAGACGCCAGACAGTGCCACAGAAG acgTTATCACTGAAACAGGAATATTTGCCCCGGATCCAGTGCGCCTCCCAAGAATTGTCTGCCCCCAGGATGTGCGCAGGTCCTGCATGATAGGCACGGTGGTGACACTGTTCACCGTGCCCCTCGTGCTGACAGGCTGCTATCTTGGCATTCGGAAGCTGTACCAGAGCAGACGGTCAGTTGTtgatttttctccacagctttctTGTAACTCTGCTCATAGCATTGGTAGCCTGACTCGTAGTCATGCTGCACTGGAGCTGTGGCCAGTCCGTGGTTGTCCAAAGAACtctgctgagggctctgctgctgcccagtgcttTCATTGGCCTCTTCATTGCTGGGCCTTGTCCTGGGGGGcccgctggggctgcagccagtgctggctcccactgaggctgccaggccaagagcagccccgggggcacagggcagaggcagagcaagtTCTCAACAGTATTTGGGCCACACAGCTCAGGACAGGACAGTGCTTATTTAGTAGCTCATGTAAAGTTTCATGGTGA
- the LOC128820747 gene encoding uncharacterized protein LOC128820747 isoform X3 encodes MLSDLERRREMDQRALLKAALPEGSSGSVPAPDTRREETPDSATEDVITETGIFAPDPVRLPRIVCPQDVRRSCMIGTVVTLFTVPLVLTGCYLGIRKLYQSRRSVVDFSPQLSCNSAHSIGSLTRSHAALELWPVRGCPKNSAEGSAAAQCFHWPLHCWALSWGARWGCSQCWLPLRLPGQEQPRGHRAEAEQVLNSIWATQLRTGQCLFSSSCKVSW; translated from the exons ATGCTGAGTGATCTGGAGAGACGCCgtg agaTGGACCAAAGGGCTTTGCTGAAGGCAGCTCTTCCTGAAGGAAGCAGTGGCTCCGTGCCAGCCCCCGATACACGAAGGGAGGAGACGCCAGACAGTGCCACAGAAG acgTTATCACTGAAACAGGAATATTTGCCCCGGATCCAGTGCGCCTCCCAAGAATTGTCTGCCCCCAGGATGTGCGCAGGTCCTGCATGATAGGCACGGTGGTGACACTGTTCACCGTGCCCCTCGTGCTGACAGGCTGCTATCTTGGCATTCGGAAGCTGTACCAGAGCAGACGGTCAGTTGTtgatttttctccacagctttctTGTAACTCTGCTCATAGCATTGGTAGCCTGACTCGTAGTCATGCTGCACTGGAGCTGTGGCCAGTCCGTGGTTGTCCAAAGAACtctgctgagggctctgctgctgcccagtgcttTCATTGGCCTCTTCATTGCTGGGCCTTGTCCTGGGGGGcccgctggggctgcagccagtgctggctcccactgaggctgccaggccaagagcagccccgggggcacagggcagaggcagagcaagtTCTCAACAGTATTTGGGCCACACAGCTCAGGACAGGACAGTGCTTATTTAGTAGCTCATGTAAAGTTTCATGGTGA
- the LOC128820734 gene encoding olfactory receptor 14A16-like, producing the protein MSNSSSISHFLLLALAETRQLQLLHFCLLLGISLAALLGNGLIISTVACGHHLHTPMFFFLLNLALSDLGSICTTVPKAMHNSLWDTSTISYTGCAAQLFFFLFFISAELSLLTIMCYDRYVSICKPLHYGTLLGSRACAHMAAAAWASGFLNALLQTANTFSLSLCHGNALGQFFCEIPQILKLSCSTSYLRELGLLTVSASLLFCCFVFMVFSYVQIFRAVLRIPSEQGRHKAFSTCLPHLAVVSLFISTGIFAYLKPPSISSLSLDLALSVLYSVVPPALNPFIYSLRNQELKAAVWRLMIGRFQEH; encoded by the coding sequence atgtccaacagcagctccatcagccacttcctcctgctggcactggcagagacgcggcagctgcagctcctgcacttctgcctcttgctgggcatctccctggctgccctcctgggcaacggcctcatcatcagcaccgtagcctgcggccaccacctgcacacgcccatgttcttcttcctgctcaacctggccctcagcgacctgggctccatctgcaccactgtccccaaagccatgcacaattccctctgggacaccagcaccatctcctacacaggatgtgctgctcagctctttttctttctgttcttcatctcagcagagctttccctcctgaccatcatgtgctacgaccgctacgtgtccatctgcaaacccctgcactacgggaccctcctgggcagcagagcttgtgcccacatggcagcagctgcctgggccagtggaTTTCTCAATGCTCTGCTGCAAacagccaatacattttccctgtccctgtgccatggcaatgccctgggccagttcttctgtgaaatcccacagatcctcaagctctcctgctccacaTCCTATCTTAGGGAACTTGGACTTCTTACTGTTAGTGCCAGtttgttattttgttgttttgtgttcatggttttctcctatgtgcagatcttcagggctgtgctgaggatcccctctgagcagggacggcacaaagccttttccacctgcctccctcacttGGCCGTGGTCTCTCTGTTTATCAGCACTGGTATATTTGCCTACCTGAAGCccccctccatctcctccctATCCCTGGATCTAgccctgtcagttctgtactcggtggtgcctccagccctgaaccccttcatctacagcctgagaaaccaggagctcaaggcgGCAGTGTGGAGACTGATGATTGGACGCTTTCAGGAACATTAA